One part of the Glycine max cultivar Williams 82 chromosome 14, Glycine_max_v4.0, whole genome shotgun sequence genome encodes these proteins:
- the LOC100807772 gene encoding leishmanolysin homolog, with product MEFMVRCCSSCALSRFRFSLRFAIVVFEIVLILAWLEVNNAKLQEHQFQWGGLEGRIENIASHSCIHDQILQQRKRPGRKVYSVTPQVYEPGLSKSRQHKGRALLGVSTSLESQGNEKQPIRIYLNYDAVGHSPDRDCQKVGDIVKLGEPPMTFPPGLPSCNPLADPPVFGDCWYNCTSEDISGEDKKHRLRKALGQTADWFRRALSVEPVKGNLRLSGYSACGQDGGVQLPHKYVEEGVSDADLVLLVTTRPTTGNTLAWAVACERDQWGRAIAGHVNVAPCHLTAEAETLLSATLIHEVMHVLGFDPHAFAHFRDERKRRRIKVTEQVMDEKIGRTVTRVVLPRVVMHSRHHYAAFSRNFTGLELEDGGGRGTSGSHWEKRLLMNEIMTGSVDTRSVVSKMTLALLEDSGWYKANYSMADRLDWGRNQGTQFVTSTCNLWKGAYHCNTTQFSGCTYNREAEGYCPILTYNGDLPQWAQYFPQANKGGQSSLADYCTYFVAYSDGSCTDTSSARAPDRMLGEVRGSNSRCMASSLVRTGFVRGSLAQGNGCYQHKCINNSLEVAVDGIWKVCPRAGGPILFPGFNGELICPAYHELCNSEPVVVSGQCPSACNFNGDCVDGRCHCFLGFHGHDCSRCSCPSNCTGNGTCLSSGICECKTGYTGIDCSTVVCDEQCSLHGGVCDNGVCEFRCSDYAGYTCQNSSMLLSSLSVCRNVLGNDISGQHCAPSESSILQQLEEVVVMPNYHRLFPGGARKLFNIFGSSYCDETAKRLACWISIQKCEKDGDNRLRVCHSACQAYNLACGASLDCGDQTLFSSEGEDEGQCTGSGEMKLSWLNRLRNSFSLRNSSSKGISVRYRQF from the exons ATGGAGTTCATGGTTCGGTGTTGTAGCTCGTGCGCGCTATCCAGATTTCGTTTTAGCCTTCGATTCGCCATTGTTGTTTTCGAG ATTGTATTGATATTGGCATGGTTGGAAGTCAACAATGCAAAGCTCCAAGAACACCAATTTCAATGGGGAGGTTTGGAAGGGAGGATTGAGAACATTGCCTCACACTCTTGCATACATGACCAGATACTTCAACAGAGAAAGCGACCTGGTCGCAAGGTTTATTCAGTTACCCCACAGGTGTATGAGCCTGGTCTCTCAAAATCCCGCCAGCATAAAGGTAGGGCACTACTTGGTGTATCAACATCATTGGAGTCACAAGGAAATGAAAAGCAACCTATTAGGATATATCTAAATTATGATGCTGTTGGTCACTCCCCGGACAGGGATTGTCAAAAAGTTGGTGATATTGTCAAG CTTGGGGAGCCTCCCATGACTTTTCCTCCTGGTTTGCCTTCTTGTAACCCTCTTGCTGATCCTCCAGTCTTTGGTGATTGTTGGTATAACTGCACTTCTGAAGATATCTCGGGAGAGGACAAAAAACATCGCCTTCGTAAG GCATTAGGTCAGACAGCTGACTGGTTTAGGAGAGCTTTGTCTGTTGAGCCTGTCAAGGGAAACTTGAGATTAAGTGGGTACTCTGCATGTGGACAAGATGGAGGTGTGCAGCTTCCTCATAAATATGTTGAAG AGGGAGTCTCTGATGCTGACTTAGTTCTCTTGGTGACTACAAGACCTACAACTGGGAATACACTTGCTTGGGCTGTGGCATGTGAACGTGACCAATGGGGCCGTGCTATAGCTG gACATGTTAATGTTGCTCCTTGTCATTTGACAGCTGAGGCAGAGACTTTACTTTCAGCTACTCTGATACATGAG GTTATGCACGTTCTTGGTTTTGATCCTCATGCCTTTGCTCATTttagagatgaaagaaaaagacGCCGTATTAAG GTTACCGAACAAGTAATGGATGAAAAGATTGGGCGGACGGTAACACGTGTGGTGCTTCCTCGTGTTGTCATGCATTCTCGACATCATTATGCG GCATTCTCAAGAAATTTTACTGGCCTAGAGTTGGAAGATGGTGGAGGACGTGGCACATcag GGTCTCACTGGGAAAAGAGACTTCTGATGAATGAGATCATGACTGGTTCTGTGGATACCAGATCTGTAGTTTCAAAAATGACATTAGCTCTCTTAGAAGATAGTGGATGGTACAAAGCCAATTATAGCATGGCAGACCGACTTGATTGGGGTCGCAACCAGGGTACTCAGTTTGTTACCTCCACTTGCAATCTCTGGAAAGGGGCCTATCATTGCAACACAACACAGTTCTCAGGTTGTACCTATAACAGAGAGGCAGAGGGTTACTGCCCAATTCTAACCTACAATGGAGACCTTCCTCAGTGGGCTCAGTATTTTCCTCAAGCTAATAAAG GTGGACAATCCTCATTGGCTGATTATTGCACTTATTTTGTTGCATACTCTGATGGATCATGTACAGACACTAGCAGTGCACGTGCGCCTGATAGAATGTTAGGTGAAGTTCGAGGAAGTAACTCTAG GTGTATGGCCTCATCATTAGTGCGCACAGGATTTGTACGAGGTTCTCTGGCCCAGGGAAATGGTTGTTATCAGCACAAGTGTATCAACAATTCTTTAGAG GTTGCTGTGGATGGTATCTGGAAAGTGTGTCCTCGGGCTGGTGGACCCATTCTGTTCCCTGGTTTTAATG GCGAATTAATCTGCCCTGCATATCATGAGCTCTGTAACTCAGAACCAGTGGTCGTGTCTGGGCAATGTCCCAGTGCATGTAATTTCAACGGAGACTGTGTTGATGGAAGGTGCCACTGCTTTCTTGGATTTCATGGTCACGATTGCAGTAGAT GTTCCTGCCCCAGCAATTGCACTGGCAATGGCACGTGCCTCTCCAGTGGAATATGTGAATGTAAAACTGGCTATACTGGCATTGACTGTTCTACTG TTGTCTGTGATGAGCAATGCAGCCTTCATGGTGGGGTTTGTGATAATGGAGTTTGCGAATTTCGCTGTTCTGACTATGCGGGATATACTTGCCAGAACAGCTCCATGCTCCTCTCCAGTCTTTCAGTTTGCAGAAATGTTCTGGGAAATGATATTTCCGGGCAGCATTGTGCTCCCAGTGAATCTAGCATACTACAGCAGCTAGAAGAAGTGGTTGTCATGCCCAACTACCATAGATTATTTCCTGGTGGGGCTAGGAaactatttaatatatttgGCAGCTCCTACTGTGATGAGACAGCTAAAAGGCTTGCATGCTGG ATCTCAATCCAGAAGTGTGAGAAGGATGGAGACAACCGGCTACGAGTATGCCATTCTGCATGCCAGGCTTATAACCTAGCATGTGGAGCTTCACTGGACTGCGGTGACCAAACCCTTTTCAGCAGCGAGGGGGAGGATGAGGGTCAGTGCACTGGCTCTGGTGAAATGAAATTGTCATGGTTAAATCGACTGAGAAATAGTTTTTCTTTGAGAAACAGTTCCTCCAAAGGAATATCTGTAAGATATAGGCAGTTTTAG
- the LOC100808305 gene encoding pathogenesis-related thaumatin-like protein 3.5: protein MALIPNSKTSALFHLLLFILGNVAYATVFTLENHCSYTVWPGTLSGNGAATIGDGGFPMAPGSSVQLTAPSGWSGRLWPRTGCNFDASGNGKCLTGYCAGGMRCTGGGVPPATLAEFTIGSGGKDFYDVSLVDGYNVGVGVRATGGTGDCKYAGCSEDLNPACPAELQVKDGGGAVVACKSACAAFNTAEFCCTGDHSSPQTCSPTRYSKIFKNACPAAYSYAYDDPSSICTCSGSDYVITFCPSH from the coding sequence GCAATGTAGCATATGCCACCGTGTTTACCCTGGAGAATCATTGCAGTTACACAGTTTGGCCGGGCACACTTTCCGGCAACGGTGCCGCCACCATCGGCGACGGCGGTTTTCCCATGGCGCCGGGTTCATCGGTCCAGCTCACCGCCCCGTCGGGCTGGTCCGGCCGCTTATGGCCCCGGACCGGGTGCAACTTCGACGCCTCCGGCAACGGAAAATGCTTAACCGGATACTGCGCCGGAGGAATGAGGTGCACAGGAGGCGGCGTTCCGCCCGCGACGCTGGCGGAGTTCACCATCGGATCCGGCGGCAAGGACTTCTACGACGTGAGCCTGGTGGACGGTTACAACGTGGGCGTGGGCGTGCGGGCTACCGGCGGAACCGGTGACTGCAAGTACGCGGGGTGCTCGGAGGACTTGAACCCGGCGTGTCCAGCGGAGTTGCAGGTGAAAGACGGCGGCGGCGCAGTGGTGGCGTGCAAGAGCGCATGCGCGGCGTTCAACACGGCGGAGTTTTGCTGCACCGGCGATCACTCCTCGCCGCAGACGTGTTCGCCGACGCGTTATTCGAAGATTTTTAAGAATGCGTGCCCCGCGGCTTACAGTTACGCTTACGATGACCCTTCAAGCATTTGCACTTGTTCTGGATCTGATTATGTTATCACTTTTTGCCCTTCTCATTAA
- the LOC100807242 gene encoding calcium uniporter protein 4, mitochondrial, which translates to MALRKLLSKRFFDGVKMTTPFERSVVLSSPLQQKAIAPPSTTRASSDDGGFLRRFFLLRRAVYHSGPARLPEFLSLPVGEKLRQKLKDINDIASAPIAGDAVFGNGMSVRDARKIMRASQMEKLKAKLRNFPESSVQYSEFLRICVEACENPEQGAEFAKILDDSGDVIVLGNAVFLRPEQVAKSIESLIYQSIANPNDPRRRELEHMEKQKWMIDEKAKAQVRAELYFGLGFLTVQTLGFMRLTFWELSWDVMEPICFFVTSFGFALAYLFFLKTSTEPTFQGFFHHRFRAKQERLMKTHNFDMSRYNELFKACCPNYHGSAKFEPSHPFHHLGETHLTDPRALYR; encoded by the exons ATGGCTCTTCGGAAACTGTTATCGAAGCGTTTCTTCGACGGTGTCAAAATGACGACGCCGTTTGAACGCAGCGTCGTGTTGTCTTCGCCTCTGCAACAAAAAGCAATAGCGCCTCCGAGCACGACGCGAGCGAGTTCCGACGATGGAGGATTTCTTCGGCGGTTTTTTCTCCTTCGGCGAGCTGTGTACCACTCCGGTCCGGCGCGGCTCCCAGAGTTCCTGTCTCTCCCCGTCGGAGAGAAGCTCCGGCAGAAACTCAAAGACATCAACGACATCGCTTCAGCGCCGATAGCCGGCGATGCGGTGTTCGGGAATGGAATGTCTGTGAGGGACGCCAGGAAGATTATGAGGGCCTCTCAAATGGAGAAGTTGAAGGCGAAGCTGAGGAACTTTCCTGAAAGTTCCGTTCAGTACTCTGAGTTTTTGCGGATCTGCGTTGAGGCGTGTGAGAATCCTGAGCAAGGTGCTGAGTTCGCGAAGATCTTGGATGACTCCGGAGACGTCATCGTTTTGGGGAACGCCGTTTTTCTCCGACCGGAGCAG gtggCAAAATCAATAGAGAGCTTAATCTATCAATCAATAGCCAATCCAAATGACCCTAGAAGGAGGGAGCTAGAGCATATGGAGAAGCAAAAGTGGATGATTGATGAAAAGGCCAAAGCCCAGGTCCGAGCTGAGCTTTATTTTGGGCTGGGTTTCTTGACGGTCCAGACCCTTGGGTTCATGAGGCTCACTTTCTGGGAACTAAGTTGGGATGTGATGGAGCCCATATGCTtctttgttacctcttttggCTTTGCTCTTGCATATCTTTTCTTCCTCAAGACCTCCACAGAACCCACCTTTCAGGGCTTTTTTCATCATCGGTTCAGGGCCAAGCAAGAGCGTCTCATGAAGACACACAACTTTGACATGAGTAGGTACAATGAGCTATTTAAGGCATGCTGTCCAAATTATCATGGTAGTGCCAAATTTGAACCTTCTCATCCATTCCACCACCTTGGGGAGACACATCTAACTGATCCAAGAGCCTTGTATCGTTGA